TGCTCGGTGGTCGTGGTATGTCGATTGTCTTTGATGAAGATCGTCTGAAAGAATGGATTGATGAGCACATCGAATGGACAGGGCACCCGGTCCTGATTGACCACTTCCTGGATGATGCCTTCGAAGTCGATGTCGATGCTCTGGGCGATGGGGAACATGTGACGATTGGCGGCATTATGCAGCACATTGAAGAAGCCGGTGTGCATAGTGGTGACTCGGCTTGTGTGCTGCCGCCTTATAAAATCAGTCAGTATCACCTGGATATCATCCGCGACTACACACAGCGCATTGGCAAAGCAATGGGCGTGAAAGGCCTCTTCAACATCCAGTTTGCTGTGAAAGACGATGAAGTTTATGTGTTAGAAGTCAACCCGCGGGCCAGCCGGACAGTGCCATTCGTCAGCAAGGCGACAGGCTTCCCGCTTGCCAGCTATGCCGCGCGCATTGCAGCCGGCGCGACCCTGACAGAGTTGGGCTATCTACAGGAGCCGAAGGTCGATGGCTTCTTCGTGAAGGAAGCTGTGCTGCCATTCCAGAAGTTCCCGGATGTGGACGCGCTGTTGGGGCCGGAGATGCGCTCTACGGGTGAGGTGATGGGTCATGCGAGTAGCTTTGGTCACGCCTTTGTTAAAGCGCAGATGGCCGCTAATATGCCTCTGCCGCAGTCTGGGACTGTCTTCATCAGTGTGAATGACTTTGATAAAGGGACGGTGGCCCGCATTGCGCGCGATCTTTATCAGATGGATTTCAAGATCGTGGCAACGGAAGGGACAGCCCAATATCTTAATCATGCTGGCATCCCGGCTGAACGCATCAATAAAGTGGCGGAAGGCTCGCCGCATGTGGTGGATGCCCTCCGCGAAGGCAAGATTGATCTTGTTATCAATACGCCGCTGGGTATGCAGGCCCATGAAGATGGTGCATCGATCCGCAGCATGTGTTATCAGGTGAGTGTGCCCATCATCACGACGATGAGCGCTGCTATGGCCTCGCTGCAGGGTATCAAGCGGCGTCACCAGGCACCGCTGCGCGTGCGTAGCTTGCAAGCACATCACGCGAATGCGCATCATGCAATCGGTGCAAGTTGATCGCACTGAGCCGCTGCTGTATACGGCTTTAAAGCGCCATATGCTTGCCTTGTTCGGGGCGAGCGTGGCAATGGCGCTGCATATCTATCTCTCTTTTGATAATCAAGGTTGGCTTGCCCTAGCGCGGATTGGTACTGCGTTAGGGCATGGCCTGCTCTTTGGTCATGTCGTCGCCCTATTGGTGACTGGCCTGCTTGTGATGATCCCCCGTATTCAATTCATCGTGTTACGGATATGTGCGGCTTGTCTTTGGGGTGTTGCCTTTGGGACGTTGGCGTGGTGGGTGCATGTCGGGTTATTGTTGCAGCAGCCCACGCCTGATTTTGGCGTATTGCTGATAGGCGGCGTGGCGCTTTCTGCTGGGTTTATCCTGTGTGGGCTGCGCAAGCTGCCATTCTGGCTGCGAATGCTCATCACGGCAGGGCCTCTATTCGTGGTGATTGTCGTCACCTATCAGAATTATTTTGCTACTTTAGCGCAGCCTTCCCCAGAGACAGCACTGCTTTACTTCCGGCCAGATTACCCCAATATGGTCTGGTGGGTTGGTGGTATTTTCTCGTTACTAATTGCGTTCTTTGGTACGGTGGGATGGGGGCGTCGCTCGTTCTGAGCGATTGCTGAGCTTACCACTACCTAGCAAACTGGCATTCATTGCCATGCCTTCATATGCATCAGCCTTATACTGTGCGACTGTGCCTGTGCGTTCTCGTTCTGAATAAATCTTTGCAGCGGCTTCGTGGACTTCTTCTTGCGTGCTATTAATCGCATCCGCCAGAATTTGCTCGCTGACTTCAGACATGAGGCCAGCACCGATGCGCACAATGTGCGCTTTGACTTCTGGTTCCGTTTCCAGACGATAAGTCTTCAGCAGGATTTTAGGCGTGCGCTCATGCCGCAGCCATGCTAAGGGCCATGTGGCGGCTTTGCGTACGGCGACACTTTCATCGAGCAGGGCTGTTTCCAGCGCATCAATCATCAGGTCCGCACTGTCAGAATTTGCGACGTCAATTTTGAGATAATTTGTAGCGTGGAAGAATGCTTTCAGCACTTGTTCTAAGGTGTTGCCCGTTGTGCGCCCGATGACACCTGCAAGTTCGCTCAGCCAGCCCTCACCAGCCAATTCCAGCAAGCTCAATGTCGCAGAATATTTGACATCAGGCTCACGGTCGTTCATTGCTTCGCGCACAATAGGCATGGCTTGCGGTAACCCGCACATGCCGAGTGCTTCCAGGGCTTTGATGCGCACTTCAGCGTCTTCTGCATCCAGGACAATTTCAAGCACGGGCAGGGCTGCCGGGTCGCTGGTTTCTCTCAGGCCAAAAGCAGCGGCTTCCAACACGCTATCAACTTCGCCTTTTAAGGCTGTTTCCATGAGTTTGTAGGCAGCTAGCTCTTTGAGATCGCAGAGGGTATAGATAGCGGCTTCGCGTACACGAGGGTCTTCATCTTTCAGCGCCAGCTTGATCAGGCTTTCTGCACTGAACCAGGTTAGGCCGTATAAGTGGCGGGCGATGCTGGCACGGGTGCGTGCATTGCCTGTATGGAGGGCACTTTCCATGAGCTTACGTGCGTCTCGGTCGCCGCGTTTGCTTAATAATTTGGCAGCGTTATAACGCACAAAGAAATCGTCACTTTGTAGCATCTCGCGCGTGGCATCCAGGGAAACCGCGGACGGTGAAAGCATGTTTAGCATGGTGCCAAGCCGCCTCAGCGAGAGCCGACGCTTGCCTTTGTCGTTTGTTGGCAGCCCGCCCAGGCTCGGTTCACGTCTTGTGATGTTGGTCATAATCGCCCCCGTGATTATTCTCTGTGAGCACTTTTGCGCAAAATACGACCGCAATACCAACTATTGTAAGGTGGCAACGGCAACTTTTTCTAATAACAGTTTGTTTGTCTGTAAATCGAAGACAGTCATCATCAAACGGCGGCGAGCATCAATTGTGAACTGCACATGCAGACGATCCGTCCCTGGTTCGCCGGCAGGCTGTAAAGGCGCCAGATATTTGATGGCATCTTGTTCATTCAACAGGACGATACGCTGACCCGATTCGGCGGCATTCGCCACAAAGACGGCCTGCCCATCTTCATATTTGACTTCGATCATATTGACAGCGTCCGTATCAATTTCCCCAATGACGAACTCCACCTCTTGCTGGTTTGGGTGGGCCGCTCCTAATACGACGTCAATTGGGTTGTCAATCGGGTAGGAACTGCCCATGGGTACGATCTCGTCCCAGGCATGTTCGCCCGTCGCATCATCCAGATAGCGCAGACCGTAACTATGCACGAGGTAATCTTCCAGGCCATAACCAGCGGCTAATTGCAATGCGCCTTCCGCCACGGCTGTAAAAGGCTTATCGGCACGGACAGCCATATCCGTAAAATAAGTGCTAAGGGTACGCTGAACGCTTGGCATCAGCGATGTACCGCCGACCATCAGCACATAACGAATATCTTCTTTAAATAGCCCTCGCTGACGAGAAACATGCATGACCTTATCAACAACACGACGCAGCGCCTCATAAAAACCGTTCGCTTCTAGCAAAGCTTCGAGTTCAGCCCGTGTCATCGTGACGTGATGCAGCTTGCCAGCGACTTCAAAGCGGATATCCGTTTGAAGTTCCGTAGAGAGTGTGATTTTGGCTTGTTCGCACTGTGTCAAGAGTGGCGTGTATTGGTTGCCGAGTTGCTCGGTGGTGACCTGTGTCCGTTTAAGGACCTCAGCCAACAGCCATTGATCAATATCGCTGCCGCCGATGACGCGCCCGGCTTTTGCGATGACACGCGCCGCATTTTGTGAGGCGTTGCTGCTGACGAGCTTCCTCAAAAAGCCACCTGTTTTACGCTGATGTTCTGGCAGCTGCACGAGTGATAAGTCCAGCGTGCCGCCCCCAAAATCAAAGACCAGAACGGCAGCCCCCGGTTCTGTGACTGCATAGCCCAGGGCGGCTGCTGTTGATTCATCCACAACACGGATTTTATCGGGCGCGATGTCATCAATGACGTCATTAAGCCACGCCAGATAGCCTTCAAAGGCGGCTACAGGGGCCGTGAGGACGAGTTGTTCGATGTCGTCATCATCGTAGGGTAGGGCTTCCAGCAGATGTTTAATGAATGCACTACCTGCGTCTCGGTCTGCGAAAGGAATCGCGTCAATGGTGCGGGGTTCAGGTGCTGGTGTCGCCACAATCCCGCGCTTAAAGTTGCGAAACAACCGATTATTTTTTTGCACATGGAGCTGGCTGGTACGTACCAATTGCCCAATCGTGAACTTTTGGGCTTGGGCATCGTTAACATATAGCAGGGAAGGGATAATTGGCGGGCGACCTGGCACAGAGGCATCACTGATATAGGGTGTCTTGGTGATGGTGGGGCCATTTTCAACATCGTCCCAACATGCGACGACGCTGTTGGTCGTGCCAAAGTCTATGGCCAGTTTATAGCCCATGTGCGCTCCTGATCCGTGCGATGTGAACAAGATAGGCCCCAGCCGGAGGGCCTACCTTGTTTATTGTAAGGCACAGTATGAGGATGGCGCATTAACGTCTGCAACGTTATGTACTGCAATGTGGCTTAAAGCACCATCGCTTTACCAGGATGATAATCGTGCAGGATGGATCCCCCGATAAATTCACGCAGGAGTGACGTATCCGGTATATGGCTGGCCTGCAGAGTTGTTAAAGGTGTTACCCAGCGTAAAAATGAGAGCAAACGATTGGCTTCGATGTGCTGTGGCGTGCCAGGTGTCACCTGTAACAGCAAAGGTTCCGCCAGGGGCCGCAGGGCAGGGAGTTCATACGTCAATGCAGAGTTGAACATGACATCTGCGTTTTCCTGGTATGGGAAGATATTTTGCTTTTCGCCACGGCGGACGCTCTCCCATCTGGTGAGGGTTGCTGTCGCATCATAACCCCGATGCGTGGCATCGCGCACAATACGGCGGATCAAGCGCACATCCGTTGTCGATACACGATTGTGCAAATCAATGTTGAGCTGCGTTAATGCAGAAACGTAAATGCGGAAGATTCGCTCCGTTGGGATAGCAGGCACAAGATTAGGATTCAGCCCATGGATGCCTTCTACGATGATAATCTGCTTATCTCTGAGCTGGACTTCCTGGCCGGGTTCACTTTGACCATTATAAAAATTAAAGCGCGGTAACTGCACCAGTTCACCATTCATCAGGCGGATGAGGTGTTCATTGAAAAGCGGCAGATTCAAAGCGCCGAGTGCTTCAAAATCATATTCACCATATTCATCACGTGGTGTGAGCTCACGGTTGACGAAGTAGTTATCAAGCTCCAGCGTGAATGGATGCAGGCCATGTGCCAGTAGCTGAATCGCCAATCTCTTTGAAAATGTCGTTTTGCCCGATGAAGACGGCCCCGCAATCAGGACGAGCCGGGTACCTGCATCGTGTCGCTGCCGAATCTGATAAGCAATATAGGCGACATTTTGTTCGTGTAAGGCTTCTGCGACCAGGATCAGTTCTTGGATGCGGTCTTGCGTTACAACCTGGTTCAGGCGGCCAATATCTTCAACGCCAAGGCGTTCCAGCCATTCGTCCGCCTGCTGGAAGACTTTGCTCAGTTTGCTATATGTGACGATAGGCTGGAGCGTTTTAGGCTCCGCACTATGGGGATATTGCAAGATAAAACCCCCATTTGCACCCAACAAACTGAATGTCTGTAGATACCCCGTTGAGGGAACCATATAACCATAATAATAATCATCACGCTCCCGCAGCCGGTACATCGTCAGCGTGTCCTGGTGACGGTATTGCAATAAGCGCACCTTGTCATGGTCATGGCGTGCTTTGAAGAGCGTCTGTGCTTCTTCAATGCTCACGGTCCGTTTGGTGATGGGTTCGTCTGCCTCTACAATCTGGCGCATATGCGCTTCGAGTTGCTTAAGCTGGTCTTCGTCCAGTATGCGATCTTCAATTTCGCAGTAGTAGCCCCCATCTGGCACCGCATAACTGACCCGAACCGTCGCGCCCGGCCATAGCTCATCGGCAGCAGCGACCATCAACAGGACGAGTGAACGCCGATAAATGCGCCCCCCGTCACTATTGTCTAAGAGCACAGGTATGACGCTAATGTCTTTTTCGACAGGGTAAGTGAGCTCGCGTAGTTTGCCATCCACAATGGCAGCGACGACAGGCGCTTCGTGATTGGTATCAGCGGTTTGCTCGCTGGTTTTGACGAAGTCTTCTAAAATTGTGCCACGTGGGCCTGATAAGATCAGGTTCTTATTAAATGTGACGCGTACTTCGTCTCTTGGCTCTGAAATAACGATATTGTCTTTATTCATGACTGACATTACGATCTATACATATGATGATTGATGTCTTATGTTATACTGAATTCGTTAAATTATGGCCCAATAGTTTTCTAACCAGGATGTTATATGCCAGATGAGTTGAAGTCTAACCCGTCTCGCGGCGAGGCGTCTCTCGATGCTGAGCAAAAGCCGGACATTGATACAGACCAACTTATAAGCGATGATGCCAAGCTTGGGCCACTTGCTGACGCCGATACGGATAAACTAACAGGGCCGGATGCATCCCAGAGTGATCCGTCAGATGACCCCAACCAGACTGAATCGTACAAAAATGGCGTCAATTCAGCAAGCGCGAAGCCAGATTCGCCTTCTGCGAGTAAACTCGCGCCGAAGGTAAAATCCGCACGGGCGATTCCATCACTGCCCAAGGCAGATGACCTCAAAGCGGCTTCTCGCGATCAATCAGACGATGACAAGATTGATGATGACGACTTAGAAACTGAACCGCCAGCGATGATAACACCTGCTCGCTTACCGTTTGATCCCCCACCGACACAAGGGAAGCGATTTAAGGAAATCCGTTTGTCACATGACGATGAAGTCGAAAAAACGGCAGTTCCGGTACCGCCTGAGGATCAGCCGAAGGTTAGTGCGTCTACTGCGAAAGAAACTTCCGAAACGTCATCTGATGCGGAAAAGTCGAAAGATTCAACCCTGGAGGCCTCACAACCTGCTGAGGTCGCTGCCAGGAAGGAGCCATCTGGCGACGACGATGCACCCGCAATGCCGGCTGTCTGGCTGGAAGATGCGACAGACCGCCCAGATACAAACCCACTGCATCCCTCGACACGCCAGCCACGCCGACCCTATAACTGGCAGTTGCAGCGTAATGCGCTTGAAAATGACGCTGATGCGAGCGCACAAGCGGAAGAATCCAGCGAACAACAGGCCCTGGCTCCTGAAGCGCGTGCGACCGGCGATACATCTAGCGATACACCTAAAGAGAAGCCAGAATCTACGACGGACGAAAATCAGGCGCCCGCTGTTAAGATTGATCTCTCTCAGCTTGATGCCGATAAGACAGCGCCTTCTGTTTCAGGGGCTAAAGCTGTTCCGGGCATGCCCGCATCAGCGGCAGCGACAGAGCATGATCGCGGTACAAGCGATTTAACGAGCCCATCTACGAATCCGCCAGGGCAGGATAGCGAGCCGCCTCGTTCAGCATTTACCTTTTCGATGGATGAGGAAGAACTGGGCAACGATACAGCCGTTCTTTCTAAAGAGAACCGTACGTTCCAGCGTGCCATCAATAAGCAAGAGCCTGCTGTTGGTACATCAACCCTCGGTGAACAGCGTGAAGTCATTCTCGTCATCCGTGGGATGATTGAGCGCCTAACGATTACGGAAAAGATGCCCTTTACATTGGGCCGTTTTGAGTTGGGGCGTAAAGAATCTACAGAAGTTGATCTGACGCCTTATGGTGCCCTGGACCGCGGTGTATCGCGTGTACATGCCCAACTGCACCTGAAAGGCGACCATCTCTTTGTGACGGACCTGGGTAGCACAAATGGGACTTATCTGGCTGGTGCACGGCTAGAACCAAATGAGCCTAAACTCCTGCGAAAAGGTGATGAACTATTGATCGGTCGCTTGTCGGTCCAGGTTATGTTCCGCTAAAAGCTTCGCCAACACCTGCATTGCTTTGGGTGCCGTTTCTGCTTCCGTATCTTACGTTCTGTATCTTACGTTCTGTATCTTACGTTCTGTATCTTACGCATCGCGCCGCCAGAGTGCCCTTGCTATAATAGGCGTGCATCTAAAAGGCGGAGTTTATGGCACAAAATTACCAAACATTTCTCAAAGAAGTCCTCATCGACGAAAACACGTTGCAAGCGCGCATTGTGGAACTGGGCAAACAGATTTCCGCTGATTATGCTGATTGCGATGATCTGTTGTTGTTATGCATTCTCAAAGGCGGGGTCATGTTTTTGTGTGACCTGGCGCGCCATATTGAGGTGCCCCATGCAATGGATTTTATGGCAGCCAGCAGCTATGGTATCGGGGCGCGTGCGACAACAGGCTCTGTACGCATTGATATGGATATTACGGTGCCCGTTAAAGACCGTCATGTGCTCATTGTAGAAGACATCATCGACAGTGGTTATACGCTCAGCTTTGTGATGGATACGCTCAAAGTACGTAACCCGGCCAGCCTCAAATTGTGTACGCTGCTGAATAAGGCATCACGTCGTGAGGTGGATATTATGGTCGATTATGTGGGCTTCGAGATTGAGAATAAGTTCGTCTTTGGGTATGGCCTGGACCTAGATGAGAAGTATCGTAACCTGCCTTTCATCGGTGTGGTTGACGAGGATGCCCTGAAGAATGATGCATAATCCTATGCCTGATATGACACCCCATGCCCCTGCGCGCTGTCCGCTCCTCTGGCCGGATTGGGTGCTGGATTTACAGGAAGTGCTGCTGGCCCAGGCGGACGTTCCCCCTGTGTATATTGTGGGTGGTGCAGTGCGTGATGCGCTCAGGGGCCAGCCTGTCAAAGATGTGGACCTGACCACTCAAAAGGGCGCTATCCGCCTGGCACGTATCATTACCAATGCGCTGGATGGCGATATCTTCATCATGGATGAAGAACGTGGCGTGGCGCGGGTCTTTTATCGCACAGTGGATGGCGAGCAGTTAACGCTAGATGTGGCGGATTATCGTGGCGATACCTTCTCCGATGATCTGATTGATCGCGACTTTACAATTAATGCGATGGCGGTGGACTTCTTGGGGGATATGTCCCTGCTGGTTGATCCTCTCAATGGTGAGAAAGATTTATTCGATGGCTTGCTGCGTCGCTGCCATCCGCAGGCGATAACGAAAGACCCTATACGGGCATTGCGTGGTGTGCGCCAGAGCGTGCAGTTTAATTTGCGCATTGAGCCACAGACGCTAATCGATATGCGCGCCCAGGCTGCTTCAATCCCGCAAACATCGCCGGAGCGGGTTCGTGATGAAGTGTTCGGTCTGTTGGCCTTGGCGCGTCCGCATAGTGCATGGCGTATTGCCAGGGTAGTCGGCATTCTGGATGTCATTTTACCGCCTATGCAAACTATAACGGGCGAGGCGTGGAATCGAACGTTAAATGCGATAGAGCGCCTGGGGGATATTCTGCTTGCGATCAGCCCACGGCGAACCGATAACACAGCGGCTGTCTTCGACCTGGGGATGATGGTGATGCAGTTTGACCGTTACCGGGCGGAGATCAATCGTTACGTTGATGAATTATGGCCTAATAATCGCTCAACACGGAGTTTGCTGCTGCTGGCAGCCCTATTGCATGGTCTCAATGATGATGAGCAGGGCATTGCCAATGTCGAGGATTGTATTGATGCGTTGCGCCTGAGTGTGCCAGAAAAGAAACGTATTCTGGCGTGCTTACAAGGGGCAGAACACGTGCTGGCGCTCGACGAAGCATCTGATTTAACGGTACATCGCTTCTGGTATCAATGGGGTGACGCGGGACTTAGCGCTGTCCTGATCGCGCTAGGACTTTATCGCGCGCACCATAGTATCGAATTCCAGCAAACTGCATGGTTAGAGTTGATTGATCGGACGCGGTCCATTCTGGCTGCTTACTTTGATCTACATGATGAGATTGTGTCCCCACCTATACTGGTTGATGGTAATGACCTCATTGAGACTTTTAAGCTCAAGCGAGGCCCGATCATCGGCCAATTGCTCACGCTTATCCGGGAAGCCCAGGTGACCAAACAGGTCCAAACGGCCCAGGAGGCGCTGGACCTCGCGGCTGTGTATCTGGCCCAACGCGCTAACTGAATAGGCTTATTAACCCGAAGTACCAACGCGTTCATAGAAGATCAGCAGCGTGCTGCCATACACACGCCGATCATACTCCTGAATATGATCGAAGTAGGCGGTTTCGTCTTCGCTCGGGTCAATTTGTACGATGATAATCGTCTCATCGTTAATCCAGGCGGGCGTTTCGTCTATTGCGCGCAGGACGTTTATCCAAGTGCCTTTATACTGCGGTGGTGCAATGTAAATATAGTCAAATGCTTGTGTAGGGCCGCGCTTGATGAGGCTGAGTGCATCCATCATGCTGATCTCTGCCTGGTCTGCGAGGCCTGTGGTTTGTAGATTTTCGCGGATCGTTTGCAGGGCTTTTCTATCCAGTTCGTTGAATAGTGCCATCTCTGCGCCGCGGCTGAGCGCCTCAATACCGACGCTGCCCGTTCCTGCAAATAAATCCAGGAATTTGCTCCCAACGACATACGAGCCGAGGATGCTAAACAGGGCCTCTTTGACACGATCCATGATAGGGCGCGTGCTATCGCCTGGGACGAGCTTCAAGCGTTTACCTTTTGCGCTCCCGGCAATGACTCGTATTGGCATTAGTGCATGTCTCTTTCTACGGCATCACGTGCCGCCTGTATATTGGATAGCGGGCATGTTACAGGGATAGGACCCCCTGCACCCAGAATAAACCGCCGATGTTGCGTTTCCGCTTGGGCGTGGCGAGCCGCATCTCGTATGATGGCTGGTGTGCCATGATGAAGATGTGCATCGGCAGAAAGCCCCCCCATGACGGATCCCGTAAAGACACTACGACCTGTAATCAGATTTGGGTCTGTGCCTTGGTCATCCCAGGTAAGCACCTGTGCCGGATAGCTGGAGACATAGGTCACCAGTGGGGCGGTGCCTCGTAGTTCCGCCATATTGAGCCATAGGCGAGGTAGTAATGCGTCGAAGACGGTCCAATCATAGGGCGCGCCGAACTCGCCATATTCACTCTGGGATAAATAGCCCAGGTCGGCATTCTCCATAATATAGTATATGCCAGCAATGCGAGTCCGTTGTAGGGCTTCTATCACGCGCAAAACACTCTCTGTGAGGATGCTCAGCCCTGTCTTGACGCGCTCTGGATAAGTGCGGAGATGTCTCAGCAGTTGATCTGGCCCTGCGAGTTTCGCCGCTAAACTCAGTGGGCTATATACCTGGAACAAGAGGGGAATCTCTTCGCTGACGGCATTTTCCAGCAGGTTGACGCAGGCGATCTGTTGAGACAGAGCACCTCTCGTCGGTTCCAGCGTGCGTAACTCAGTCCATCCCAGGGAGCGGCTGATGATGTGCTTGGTAATCTGGCGCATGCCGCTGGTATGGCCTGTCCATGCATCCTGAACGCCATAGTCGATGACGCTATAGTTTGCGGATGGCGTGATGATGAGCGCATCCCAATCATACTGCTGTTGGAAGAGTATGTGCGCGCGTGCCAGGTCTGCGGCGCGCTGATCATCCCCCGGCCAGTAGCGATACAAAATTGCGGGTGCCCGATCAACGGCGTCACCCGCAATGCTCGCTTTTAAGCGTTCTTGTTTATTCATGCAGATCGATATTCACGCAATCCGCTCAGGTTACAGATCAAAAAGCGTCTACTCTGCTTCTGCAGGCGCTTTGACCTCATCCAGACGCTGGTTAATCATACGAACCAGCATCAGGTAACGGTCATCTTCGTATGTGTCGAGGTCGTTGGAGCCATGATGACCATCGACAACAGAGGTCACATCGACAGCCTGTAAAGAGGCTTTTGCGAGGTCCAGCGCTTTGGTGAAGGCTTCTGCGGCACCCGGCTTATCCCCCGTGCTGACCAGAGATAGCCCCTTGCCATAAAGTGCGTCGATGTTGTTTGGTGTCTTACGCAGGATTTCCTCGTAGATATCGAGCGCAGCTTTATAATCTTTTTGGCGATGCAAAGCCCAGGCTTGCCCAATTCGCTCTTCAGTCGGCATCGTTGACATAGTAAACCCCTTTGACGGATGTGTTGAAGTTTCTACTTTTCCATAGAGTGGTGCCTATTGTACAGAGCGATGCATATGATGACAAGCAAAAGGGTGAGTCCACCAGAAGAAGGGTCGCCTGATAAGAGGCTATTCGACAGTAATGACCTGCGGTACGGTCAGTTGGCTGCCCAGGATACTCCCGGCTCGGTCGAAGAACGTCAG
The Phototrophicus methaneseepsis DNA segment above includes these coding regions:
- a CDS encoding tetratricopeptide repeat protein, which codes for MSTMPTEERIGQAWALHRQKDYKAALDIYEEILRKTPNNIDALYGKGLSLVSTGDKPGAAEAFTKALDLAKASLQAVDVTSVVDGHHGSNDLDTYEDDRYLMLVRMINQRLDEVKAPAEAE
- a CDS encoding uroporphyrinogen decarboxylase family protein; amino-acid sequence: MNKQERLKASIAGDAVDRAPAILYRYWPGDDQRAADLARAHILFQQQYDWDALIITPSANYSVIDYGVQDAWTGHTSGMRQITKHIISRSLGWTELRTLEPTRGALSQQIACVNLLENAVSEEIPLLFQVYSPLSLAAKLAGPDQLLRHLRTYPERVKTGLSILTESVLRVIEALQRTRIAGIYYIMENADLGYLSQSEYGEFGAPYDWTVFDALLPRLWLNMAELRGTAPLVTYVSSYPAQVLTWDDQGTDPNLITGRSVFTGSVMGGLSADAHLHHGTPAIIRDAARHAQAETQHRRFILGAGGPIPVTCPLSNIQAARDAVERDMH